From Acipenser ruthenus chromosome 2, fAciRut3.2 maternal haplotype, whole genome shotgun sequence, a single genomic window includes:
- the LOC117408578 gene encoding protein TEX261-like, which yields MWFTYLLSWLSLVIQILFVTLAIAAGLYYLAEVIEEYTVATSRIIKYMIWFSTAVLVGLYLFEGFPAVMMSVGLFTNLVYFGLLQTFPYILLTSPNFILSCVLVIVNHYMAFQFFAEEYYPFSEVLAYFTICLWVIPFAFFVSLSAGENVLPSTVQHGDDVVSNYFTKGKRGKRSGILVIFSFLKEAVLPSRQKMY from the exons ATGTGGTTTACTTATTTGCTCAGCTGGCTCTCCCTGGTGATACAAATCTTATTTGTCACATTAGCAATTG CTGCAGGGCTCTACTACCTGGCAGAGGTAATAGAAGAATACACAGTAGCGACCAGCAGAATCATCAAGTACATGATATGG TTCTCCACGGCGGTGCTGGTCGGGCTCTACCTGTTCGAGGGATTCCCTGCAGTGATGATGAGCGTGGGGCTCTTCACAAACCTTGTCTACTTTGGGCTGCTGCAGACTTTCCCTTATATCCTGCTCACCTCGCCCAACTTCATCCTGTCCTGCG tgctggTCATTGTCAATCACTACATGGCATTCCAGTTCTTTGCAGAGGAATATTATCCATTCTCTGAG GTCCTGGCGTACTTCACGATCTGCCTGTGGGTAATACCCTTCGCTTTCTTCGTATCGCTGTCGGCCGGGGAGAACGTGCTTCCTTCCACAGTGCAGCACGGAG ATGACGTGGTATCAAACTACTTCACCAAAGGAAAGAGAGGCAAGCGCTCTGGAATCCTGGTCATATTCTCATTCCTCAAAGAGGCAGTGCTGCCCAGCAGGCAGAAAATGTACTGA
- the LOC117408845 gene encoding ankyrin repeat domain-containing protein 53 isoform X1 — translation MASSMGTPRQRLVVRRTAESDMFEAVLAGDLFFLQYTLKNVTSITVMDKQGYTVLHLAALQASLDCMKLLVEQQHMDVNILGAAGRRPIHLVISKKNGVRALHCLKYLIQHGAWVNVENQERETPLHKAACEGMLDCVTLLVDSGADPRAQDCRGNTPLSNTKLWGHQDCGRYLKDVMWKKDKAEQAQELINLKHLKCKILKCEIDKTEEFTKKKEQVNQLKFESWIDQKGFSDKLKTVKVPGTRTPHSPHSLAKGLKGTIPAGELPGSAAGKGSWKKTTSMKKPEADKKAKQMGHPAEKVQQVEPEATAGNVPSMAPKEPWNLSTNPASPLVTEISRPPGVRLGTHPEESPGQHDFREFLCLSQGSDGHVQIHTFRGDNVLPAPRLPLEVLKKSLFPGDHLGRIQVPQDFHSRYILDLQRRRPPSQEQVWSEMAMHLSETLEPRRY, via the exons GGCCTCCAGCATGGGGACTCCCAGGCAGCGCCTGGTCGTGCGCAGGACAGCCGAAAGCGACATGTTCGAGGCGGTTCTAGCCGGGGACCTGTTCTTTCTCCAGTACACTTTGAAGAACGTCACATCCATCACAGTGATGGACAAACAA GGCTACACCGTGCTGCACCTGGCTGCGTTGCAGGCCTCGCTGGACTGCATGAAGCTGCTCGTGGAGCAGCAGCACATGGACGTGAACATCCTCGGTGCCGCAGGGAGGAGACCCATCCACCTGGTTATCAGCAAGAAGAACGGGGTCCGCGCTCTCCACTGCCTGAAGTACCTGATCCAGCATGGAGCCTGGGTCAATGT TGAGAACCAAGAGCGCGAGACGCCCCTGCACAAGGCTGCCTGCGAAGGGATGCTGGATTGTGTCACCCTGCTGGTGGATTCAGGGGCCGACCCCAGAGCCCAGGACTGCCGAGGGAACACGCCGCTCTCCAACACCAAGCTCTGGGGGCACCAGGACTGTGGCAG GTACCTGAAGGACGTCATGTGGAAGAAAGACAAGGCGGAACAGGCTCAAGAGCTCATCAACCTCAAGCACCTCAAATGCAAGATTCTGAAATGTGAAATAGACAAAACGGAGGAATTCACA AAGAAAAAAGAACAAGTCAACCAGTTGAAGTTTGAGAGCTGGATCGACCAGAAGGGCTTTTCAGACAAGCTGAAAACCGTCAAGGTCCCTGGAACTAGAACCCCCCACAGTCCCCACTCCCTCGCTAAAGGGTTGAAGGGCACAATTCCCGCTGGAGAGCTGCCTGGGAGTGCTGCTGGAAAGGGGTCCTGGAAGAAAACTACCAGCATGAAGAAGCCCGAAGCAGATAAAAAGGCAAAACAGATGGGACACCCAGCGGAAAAAGTACAGCAGGTAGAACCTGAGGCCACAGCAGGGAACGTGCCCTCCATGGCCCCCAAAGAGCCCTGGAACCTCAGCACCAATCCTGCCAGCCCACTTGTCACAGAGATCAGCCGCCCCCCTGGGGTCAGACTGGGCACACACCCTGAGGAGAGCCCGGGGCAGCACGACTTCAGGGAGTTCCTGTGCCTCTCGCAGGGGAGCGACGGCCATGTGCAGATCCACACCTTCCGAGGAGACAATGTCTTGCCTGCGCCCAGACTGCCCCTGGAGGTGCTGAAGAAGAGCCTTTTCCCCGGTGACCACCTCGGCAGGATCCAGGTCCCACAGGATTTCCACTCGAGATATATCCTGGACCTCCAGAGGAGACGTCCCCCTAGCCAGGAGCAGGTGTGGTCAGAGATGGCAATGCACCTCTCTGAAACGCTGGAGCCCAGAAGGTACTAG
- the LOC117408845 gene encoding ankyrin repeat domain-containing protein 53 isoform X2, translating to MASSMGTPRQRLVVRRTAESDMFEAVLAGDLFFLQYTLKNVTSITVMDKQGYTVLHLAALQASLDCMKLLVEQQHMDVNILGAAGRRPIHLVISKKNGVRALHCLKYLIQHGAWVNVENQERETPLHKAACEGMLDCVTLLVDSGADPRAQDCRGNTPLSNTKLWGHQDCGRYLKDVMWKKDKAEQAQELINLKHLKCKILKCEIDKTEEFTKKEQVNQLKFESWIDQKGFSDKLKTVKVPGTRTPHSPHSLAKGLKGTIPAGELPGSAAGKGSWKKTTSMKKPEADKKAKQMGHPAEKVQQVEPEATAGNVPSMAPKEPWNLSTNPASPLVTEISRPPGVRLGTHPEESPGQHDFREFLCLSQGSDGHVQIHTFRGDNVLPAPRLPLEVLKKSLFPGDHLGRIQVPQDFHSRYILDLQRRRPPSQEQVWSEMAMHLSETLEPRRY from the exons GGCCTCCAGCATGGGGACTCCCAGGCAGCGCCTGGTCGTGCGCAGGACAGCCGAAAGCGACATGTTCGAGGCGGTTCTAGCCGGGGACCTGTTCTTTCTCCAGTACACTTTGAAGAACGTCACATCCATCACAGTGATGGACAAACAA GGCTACACCGTGCTGCACCTGGCTGCGTTGCAGGCCTCGCTGGACTGCATGAAGCTGCTCGTGGAGCAGCAGCACATGGACGTGAACATCCTCGGTGCCGCAGGGAGGAGACCCATCCACCTGGTTATCAGCAAGAAGAACGGGGTCCGCGCTCTCCACTGCCTGAAGTACCTGATCCAGCATGGAGCCTGGGTCAATGT TGAGAACCAAGAGCGCGAGACGCCCCTGCACAAGGCTGCCTGCGAAGGGATGCTGGATTGTGTCACCCTGCTGGTGGATTCAGGGGCCGACCCCAGAGCCCAGGACTGCCGAGGGAACACGCCGCTCTCCAACACCAAGCTCTGGGGGCACCAGGACTGTGGCAG GTACCTGAAGGACGTCATGTGGAAGAAAGACAAGGCGGAACAGGCTCAAGAGCTCATCAACCTCAAGCACCTCAAATGCAAGATTCTGAAATGTGAAATAGACAAAACGGAGGAATTCACA AAAAAAGAACAAGTCAACCAGTTGAAGTTTGAGAGCTGGATCGACCAGAAGGGCTTTTCAGACAAGCTGAAAACCGTCAAGGTCCCTGGAACTAGAACCCCCCACAGTCCCCACTCCCTCGCTAAAGGGTTGAAGGGCACAATTCCCGCTGGAGAGCTGCCTGGGAGTGCTGCTGGAAAGGGGTCCTGGAAGAAAACTACCAGCATGAAGAAGCCCGAAGCAGATAAAAAGGCAAAACAGATGGGACACCCAGCGGAAAAAGTACAGCAGGTAGAACCTGAGGCCACAGCAGGGAACGTGCCCTCCATGGCCCCCAAAGAGCCCTGGAACCTCAGCACCAATCCTGCCAGCCCACTTGTCACAGAGATCAGCCGCCCCCCTGGGGTCAGACTGGGCACACACCCTGAGGAGAGCCCGGGGCAGCACGACTTCAGGGAGTTCCTGTGCCTCTCGCAGGGGAGCGACGGCCATGTGCAGATCCACACCTTCCGAGGAGACAATGTCTTGCCTGCGCCCAGACTGCCCCTGGAGGTGCTGAAGAAGAGCCTTTTCCCCGGTGACCACCTCGGCAGGATCCAGGTCCCACAGGATTTCCACTCGAGATATATCCTGGACCTCCAGAGGAGACGTCCCCCTAGCCAGGAGCAGGTGTGGTCAGAGATGGCAATGCACCTCTCTGAAACGCTGGAGCCCAGAAGGTACTAG